The following coding sequences lie in one Rothia sp. SD9660Na genomic window:
- a CDS encoding cytochrome P450 → MSITPVKNLLNDQLPSFIKQGYLFMSHQRRKAGVSAESHCPVTFPALGGTATLIRGEEAVDFFYDETKISRDGAMPAAIQGPLFGEGAVHTLDGEAHKVRKAKMAEMAYDDERVEAFKGFVEEEMKALIERWKTNPGNIYDDVAVAYGRAAFRWAGVPASDRELNKRATQMSHLLDTFGEFKQNVLSWIDRKKLDAWAEELIEKVRSGELTVEPDSVVRHMADLRDEKGELVTAKLAGIELQNLTRPTVAVSRFAAFAAVAMVENPEWAAKIKKAVEDADGRLVNIPEAVAFAQETRRKYPFVPMLPGLVKEDSELSGCPIQKGQRVLLDVLGTNTSPQLWKNATSFDPQRFLDQPDYEAIKGFVPQGGGDVLSGHRCPGEKIAVAALSSTIAALSADNVTISEDAEDTTFSMTQLLTRPKTGVRVTVS, encoded by the coding sequence ATGAGCATCACACCCGTAAAAAATCTACTGAATGACCAGCTGCCCAGCTTCATCAAGCAGGGTTACCTCTTCATGTCACACCAGCGCCGCAAGGCCGGGGTGTCGGCAGAGTCGCACTGCCCTGTCACCTTCCCGGCTTTGGGCGGCACCGCAACCCTCATCCGCGGCGAAGAAGCCGTGGACTTCTTCTACGACGAGACCAAGATTAGCCGCGACGGCGCCATGCCCGCAGCTATCCAGGGGCCACTCTTTGGCGAAGGTGCCGTGCACACCCTCGATGGGGAAGCCCACAAGGTCCGCAAGGCCAAGATGGCTGAAATGGCCTACGACGACGAGCGTGTTGAGGCTTTTAAGGGTTTCGTTGAAGAAGAGATGAAGGCCCTGATCGAACGCTGGAAGACCAACCCCGGTAACATCTACGACGATGTTGCGGTGGCCTACGGCCGGGCTGCCTTCCGCTGGGCTGGGGTGCCCGCGTCCGACCGGGAGCTGAATAAGCGTGCTACCCAGATGAGCCACCTGCTCGACACCTTCGGTGAGTTCAAGCAGAACGTGCTCTCCTGGATCGATCGCAAGAAACTGGACGCCTGGGCAGAAGAGCTCATCGAAAAGGTTCGCTCCGGTGAACTGACCGTCGAACCTGATTCTGTAGTGCGTCACATGGCTGACCTGCGCGATGAGAAGGGAGAATTGGTTACCGCTAAGCTGGCCGGTATTGAACTGCAGAACCTGACCCGTCCCACTGTAGCTGTCTCCCGTTTCGCAGCTTTTGCCGCAGTTGCCATGGTGGAAAACCCCGAGTGGGCTGCCAAGATCAAGAAGGCTGTTGAGGACGCTGACGGCCGCCTGGTCAACATTCCCGAAGCTGTTGCCTTCGCTCAGGAGACCCGCCGCAAGTACCCCTTCGTGCCCATGCTGCCCGGCCTGGTCAAGGAGGACAGCGAACTCTCAGGTTGCCCCATTCAGAAGGGCCAGCGCGTGCTGCTAGATGTGCTGGGCACCAACACCTCGCCTCAGCTGTGGAAGAATGCCACCAGCTTCGACCCCCAGCGTTTCCTCGACCAGCCCGACTATGAAGCCATCAAGGGTTTCGTCCCCCAGGGCGGTGGCGACGTGCTGAGCGGCCACCGTTGCCCCGGTGAGAAGATTGCGGTTGCTGC
- a CDS encoding lactate permease LctP family transporter, with protein sequence MWQQVYDPLNNQALSALVAAVPIFVFLLGLTALKMKGLHAALVALASAVALAVLVFGMPFASSLSAIGYGFLSGMWPIGWIVLMAVWLYRITVRAGNFEVIRSSVSGISADQRIQVLLIAFCFGGFIEGAAGFGIPIAICAALLVTLGFEPVKACLLALVSNVASGAYGAIGIPVLTGSTVSGVPQAELNSMMVWVLQVITIFIPVLLVMMLDGVRGLKETGLVALGLGVIVSAAQAGVLLAIGPELVDIIPYLLGLILLAVTMMKWQPAHIYREPGAPSLEELGKSPSGFTFSGVVKAWSPFIILSIMILLWSTPLIKGLVKAKTETSAAGALNWTTIPIQMPALHGQISQVAPIVAEETAMKAVWNWNMLGASGTAILVAALITIAISNISWKAAFEELGGAWKQLWQPILLICLVMAVANVMNFGGMSSALALALAAVGSIFPLFSPIIGWIGVFVTGSVVNNNTLFAGLQSTTASQIGANSGLLVAANTAGGVTAKVVSPQSIAIAAASVNMSGQESKITNAAIKYSLALVVVLCVWVYVLSLVMPA encoded by the coding sequence ATGTGGCAGCAGGTCTATGACCCACTGAACAACCAGGCACTCTCAGCCCTCGTAGCGGCAGTGCCGATTTTCGTCTTCCTCCTGGGGCTCACCGCCCTCAAAATGAAAGGCCTCCACGCAGCCCTGGTAGCCCTGGCATCAGCAGTTGCTCTGGCCGTCCTCGTATTCGGCATGCCCTTTGCCTCATCCCTCTCAGCCATCGGCTACGGCTTCCTCTCTGGCATGTGGCCCATCGGCTGGATTGTGCTCATGGCCGTCTGGCTCTACCGCATCACCGTCCGCGCCGGTAACTTTGAGGTAATCCGCAGCTCAGTCTCCGGCATCTCAGCTGACCAGCGCATCCAGGTACTCCTGATTGCTTTCTGCTTCGGTGGCTTCATCGAAGGTGCCGCAGGCTTCGGCATTCCGATTGCTATCTGTGCAGCCCTGCTGGTTACCCTGGGTTTTGAACCCGTCAAGGCCTGTCTGCTGGCCCTGGTGTCCAACGTCGCCTCGGGTGCCTACGGTGCTATCGGCATCCCCGTCCTTACCGGCTCCACCGTCTCCGGCGTACCCCAGGCTGAACTGAACTCCATGATGGTCTGGGTGCTGCAGGTTATCACCATCTTCATTCCCGTCCTGCTGGTCATGATGCTGGACGGCGTCCGCGGCCTCAAAGAAACCGGCCTGGTCGCCCTGGGGCTGGGTGTTATCGTCTCCGCTGCCCAGGCAGGCGTCCTGCTGGCCATCGGCCCCGAACTGGTAGACATTATCCCCTACTTGCTCGGTCTGATCCTGCTGGCCGTTACTATGATGAAGTGGCAGCCCGCCCACATCTACCGCGAACCCGGCGCGCCCTCCCTCGAAGAACTTGGGAAGAGCCCCAGCGGCTTCACCTTCTCTGGTGTCGTCAAGGCCTGGAGCCCCTTCATCATCCTGTCCATCATGATTCTGCTCTGGTCGACCCCCCTCATTAAGGGGCTGGTCAAGGCTAAGACCGAAACCAGCGCAGCAGGTGCTCTAAACTGGACCACCATCCCTATCCAGATGCCCGCCCTGCATGGCCAGATTTCCCAGGTTGCTCCCATCGTGGCAGAAGAAACCGCCATGAAGGCCGTGTGGAACTGGAACATGCTCGGCGCCTCTGGTACTGCTATTCTGGTTGCAGCTCTGATTACCATCGCTATCTCCAACATCAGCTGGAAGGCAGCCTTCGAAGAACTCGGCGGTGCCTGGAAGCAGCTCTGGCAGCCCATCCTGCTCATCTGCCTGGTCATGGCCGTTGCTAACGTCATGAACTTCGGTGGCATGTCCTCCGCCCTGGCTCTGGCCCTGGCAGCTGTCGGCTCCATCTTCCCGCTCTTCTCGCCCATCATCGGCTGGATTGGCGTCTTCGTCACCGGCTCAGTGGTCAACAACAACACCCTCTTTGCCGGCCTACAGTCCACCACCGCAAGCCAGATCGGCGCCAACTCCGGCCTGCTGGTTGCAGCTAACACCGCCGGTGGTGTGACGGCAAAGGTTGTTTCGCCCCAGTCCATCGCGATTGCGGCAGCATCGGTGAATATGTCTGGCCAGGAATCAAAGATCACCAATGCAGCCATCAAGTACTCGCTGGCCCTGGTGGTAGTCCTCTGTGTCTGGGTCTACGTGCTCTCACTGGTGATGCCCGCCTAA
- a CDS encoding ExeM/NucH family extracellular endonuclease: MLDFPRLSHHRAAFALLTSTATLAPLMTALPAQAAELTPIAAIQGTGSTSPLAGQSVTTRGVVTAVYAEGGLRGYYLQTEGTGAESRTPGASDGIFVYSPSTVAQVAQGELVEVTGAVSEYNGQTQITVSRTADLTVLAAPFTPVTPVTGQLPEGDEAREALEGMLLQPTGDITVTDNYNTNRYGEVGLVNGTQALRTATDVVAPGAAALAYEAENAAKVVLLDDGATVDYTRAGTGTPLPYISTSNPLRVGAAVSFNNSVVLGYSFNAWRLQPTAPVNGVTDPTALPASWSNTRTAAPDVASEHSISSFNVLNYFTTVGDTVAGCKFYTDREKNPITVSGNCAVRGAATLASFERQQSKIIQAINKIDTSVLSLEEIENTLATGHDNRDIALNKLVEELNKDAGYEKWAAVASPSALPASEDVIRTAFIYQPAEVKPVGESAILDDAAFSNARQPLAQAFAPADAAATSGDDVFVAVVNHFKSKGSGSGADADQNDGQGSSNASRVAQATALVNFAATQGERHSTDNIMLLGDFNSYTQEDPMQVLYSAGYTNLGEKYDAGHTYLYGGRAGSLDHILASPALAEKVESAQVWNINSVESVALEYSRYNSNITDFYEANEFRSSDHDPLLVGMNLSPEPISFVDVTEADIFYREIMWLAQQRITTGWADGTFRPYDHVDRGATAAFFYRLAGSPAFEAPETPSFKDVDQTHPFYKEIEWLKAEGITTGWGDGTFRPFEPIKRDAMAAFFYRYAGEPYYVAPKGSQFVDVPESTIFYREIMWLRSRGITTGWGDGTFRPYEPIKRDAMAAFIYRYAHNN, from the coding sequence ATGCTTGATTTCCCACGCCTTTCCCACCATCGTGCGGCATTTGCCCTTCTTACCTCTACCGCTACCCTTGCGCCTCTCATGACGGCCCTGCCTGCTCAGGCAGCCGAACTAACCCCCATTGCTGCTATTCAGGGTACCGGCTCAACAAGCCCCCTAGCCGGTCAAAGCGTCACCACCCGCGGTGTCGTCACAGCTGTCTATGCAGAAGGTGGTCTGCGCGGCTACTATCTACAGACCGAGGGCACCGGGGCGGAGAGTCGCACCCCCGGTGCTTCTGACGGCATCTTCGTCTACTCCCCCAGCACCGTGGCCCAGGTTGCTCAGGGGGAGCTCGTTGAAGTGACCGGTGCGGTTTCTGAGTACAACGGCCAAACCCAGATTACGGTTTCCCGCACGGCTGACCTCACCGTCCTTGCTGCCCCCTTTACCCCTGTCACCCCGGTGACCGGCCAGCTACCTGAGGGTGACGAGGCCCGTGAAGCCCTCGAAGGTATGCTTCTACAGCCCACCGGTGATATCACCGTCACCGATAACTACAATACCAACCGCTACGGTGAGGTGGGTCTTGTCAACGGCACCCAGGCTCTGCGCACCGCCACCGATGTGGTGGCCCCCGGCGCAGCAGCCCTCGCCTATGAGGCCGAGAACGCGGCTAAGGTAGTCCTGCTTGATGACGGCGCGACCGTAGATTACACCCGTGCAGGCACCGGCACACCGCTGCCCTATATCTCCACCAGCAACCCTCTGCGCGTCGGAGCTGCCGTCAGCTTCAACAACTCGGTTGTCCTGGGCTACTCTTTCAACGCCTGGCGTCTGCAGCCCACCGCTCCAGTCAACGGCGTAACCGACCCCACTGCTCTACCGGCGTCCTGGTCCAACACCCGCACAGCGGCCCCTGATGTAGCCAGCGAGCACAGTATCTCTAGCTTCAACGTCCTCAACTACTTCACCACCGTGGGAGACACCGTCGCAGGCTGCAAGTTCTACACCGACCGCGAGAAAAACCCCATCACCGTCAGCGGCAACTGCGCGGTTCGAGGAGCCGCAACCCTAGCTAGCTTCGAGCGCCAGCAATCCAAGATTATACAGGCTATCAACAAGATCGATACCTCTGTGCTCTCTCTGGAAGAAATCGAGAACACTCTCGCCACCGGTCACGATAACCGGGATATCGCCCTCAATAAGCTGGTTGAAGAGCTCAATAAGGACGCCGGCTACGAAAAGTGGGCGGCTGTTGCTTCCCCCAGCGCTCTGCCTGCCAGCGAGGACGTCATTCGCACCGCCTTCATCTACCAGCCCGCTGAGGTCAAACCTGTTGGTGAGTCAGCGATACTCGACGATGCAGCCTTCTCTAACGCCCGCCAGCCCCTGGCCCAGGCTTTTGCTCCGGCAGATGCAGCAGCAACCAGCGGTGACGATGTCTTTGTAGCTGTTGTGAACCACTTCAAGTCCAAAGGATCCGGTAGCGGGGCCGACGCTGACCAGAATGACGGCCAGGGTAGCTCCAACGCTTCACGCGTCGCCCAAGCCACCGCCCTGGTGAACTTCGCTGCGACCCAGGGTGAACGACACAGCACCGACAACATCATGCTCTTAGGTGACTTCAACTCGTATACCCAGGAGGACCCCATGCAGGTGCTTTATTCCGCCGGTTACACCAACCTGGGTGAGAAGTACGACGCAGGCCACACCTACCTGTACGGTGGCCGCGCTGGCTCGCTCGATCATATTTTGGCGTCCCCTGCCTTGGCAGAAAAGGTAGAGAGTGCTCAGGTCTGGAACATCAACTCAGTTGAGTCTGTAGCGCTTGAATACAGCCGTTACAACAGCAACATCACCGACTTCTACGAGGCTAACGAGTTCCGCTCATCAGACCACGACCCTCTGCTGGTCGGTATGAACCTGTCTCCCGAGCCGATTTCTTTTGTTGATGTTACCGAAGCCGATATTTTCTACCGTGAAATCATGTGGCTGGCTCAGCAGCGCATCACGACCGGCTGGGCAGACGGCACCTTCCGCCCCTACGACCACGTTGACCGCGGAGCTACAGCAGCTTTCTTCTACCGTCTAGCGGGCTCCCCCGCCTTTGAGGCCCCCGAGACCCCCTCTTTCAAGGACGTAGACCAGACCCACCCCTTCTACAAGGAAATTGAGTGGCTCAAGGCTGAGGGTATTACCACGGGCTGGGGCGACGGTACCTTCCGCCCCTTCGAACCCATTAAGCGCGACGCTATGGCTGCCTTCTTCTACCGCTACGCGGGTGAGCCCTACTATGTAGCGCCTAAGGGGTCACAGTTTGTGGATGTTCCCGAGAGTACCATTTTCTACCGTGAAATTATGTGGCTGCGTTCTCGCGGTATCACCACGGGCTGGGGCGACGGTACCTTCCGTCCCTACGAGCCTATTAAGCGCGATGCCATGGCCGCGTTTATCTACCGCTACGCTCACAACAATTAG
- the der gene encoding ribosome biogenesis GTPase Der codes for MSDELTPHDDYEVKFLGGGDDDVSDRLAEIDDETANQRAEALLAGLEDYDLDEEDRALLGSWGFDIDEDDNQEADPVVAIVGRPNVGKSTIINRILGRREAVVEDKPGVTRDRVSYKAEHNGKDFTLVDTGGWEADAKGIDAQVAAQAEIAVAHADVVLLVVDAMVGISATDEAIVRMLRRVDKPILLIANKIDDSHQEPEVHALWSLGMGQPYPVSGLHGRGLADMLDAMMEVLPEHSQYAEPEALGGPRRIALIGRPNVGKSSLLNKLAGEERAVVNDLAGTTRDPVDEIVELGGRPWRFVDTAGIRRRQHMAKGADFYASLRTQTAIERAEVAVVLLDVSEPLSEQDVRIVQMAVDAGRAMVLAFNKWDTLDEDRREMLEREIERDLAHVKWAPRVNISAKTGWHKDKLVPALEHSLDSWDSRIPTGRLNAFLGEIVAAHPHPLRGGKQPRILFGTQVSSRPPKFVLFTTGFLDPGYRRFIARRLRETFDFTGTPIDITMRVRERRSLGERQSGKSGKGGRR; via the coding sequence ATGAGCGACGAACTCACCCCCCACGACGACTACGAGGTCAAGTTCCTCGGCGGCGGCGACGATGACGTATCGGACCGCCTGGCCGAAATTGACGACGAAACCGCCAACCAGCGCGCAGAAGCTCTGCTCGCTGGCCTGGAAGACTACGACCTGGACGAAGAAGACCGCGCCCTACTGGGCTCCTGGGGCTTCGACATTGACGAAGACGACAACCAGGAAGCTGACCCCGTTGTCGCCATTGTGGGCCGCCCTAACGTCGGTAAGTCCACCATCATCAACCGAATCCTTGGCCGCCGCGAAGCCGTGGTTGAAGACAAGCCCGGCGTCACCCGCGACCGTGTCTCCTACAAGGCCGAACACAACGGCAAGGACTTCACCCTGGTCGACACCGGCGGCTGGGAAGCAGACGCCAAGGGCATTGACGCGCAGGTTGCGGCTCAGGCCGAAATCGCTGTTGCCCACGCCGACGTCGTCCTGCTCGTGGTAGATGCCATGGTTGGCATTTCAGCCACCGATGAAGCGATTGTGCGTATGCTCCGCCGCGTCGACAAGCCCATCCTGCTGATTGCCAACAAGATTGACGATAGCCACCAGGAACCCGAAGTCCACGCCCTCTGGTCACTGGGTATGGGCCAGCCCTACCCGGTCTCTGGCCTGCATGGGCGCGGTCTGGCCGATATGCTCGACGCCATGATGGAGGTGCTGCCCGAGCACTCCCAGTACGCCGAGCCCGAGGCCCTGGGCGGCCCCCGTCGTATTGCCCTGATCGGCCGCCCCAACGTCGGTAAGTCCTCCCTACTCAACAAGTTGGCCGGTGAAGAGCGTGCCGTGGTCAACGACCTGGCAGGCACCACCCGTGACCCCGTGGATGAAATCGTTGAACTGGGTGGCCGCCCCTGGCGTTTCGTCGATACCGCAGGTATCCGCCGCCGCCAGCACATGGCCAAGGGTGCAGACTTCTACGCCTCCCTGCGTACCCAGACCGCTATCGAACGCGCCGAGGTAGCCGTAGTGCTCCTGGATGTTTCTGAGCCCCTGAGCGAGCAGGACGTCCGCATTGTGCAGATGGCTGTGGACGCCGGCCGCGCTATGGTGCTGGCCTTCAACAAATGGGACACCCTCGATGAAGACCGCCGCGAAATGCTCGAACGCGAAATTGAGCGCGACCTGGCCCACGTGAAGTGGGCACCTCGCGTCAACATCTCAGCAAAGACCGGCTGGCACAAGGACAAGCTGGTTCCTGCCCTGGAGCACTCCCTGGACTCCTGGGACTCCCGCATCCCCACAGGCCGCTTGAACGCCTTCCTGGGCGAAATCGTGGCAGCTCACCCCCACCCCCTGCGTGGCGGTAAGCAGCCCCGTATCCTCTTCGGCACCCAGGTGTCCTCCCGCCCGCCCAAGTTCGTTCTCTTCACCACTGGCTTCCTCGATCCCGGCTACCGCCGCTTCATCGCTCGTCGTCTGCGTGAAACCTTCGACTTCACCGGCACCCCCATCGACATCACCATGCGCGTGCGTGAGCGCCGCAGCCTGGGGGAGCGCCAGAGCGGTAAGTCAGGTAAGGGCGGACGCCGCTAA
- the cmk gene encoding (d)CMP kinase, with translation MSDKLVIAIDGPSGSGKSSVSKAVARHYGLEYLDTGAMYRALTWYCLDTQVNTEDAAALVAAARSFPYVQGTSPDEEIIEVGGVDVREAIREPRISEAVSVVASNMDVRQILIDLQRDFIARAKAGIVAEGRDITTVVAPDADARVLLTASEEVRLARRGLQLGGTQNSEQLAAQVSARDAKDSKVTSFTEAAEGVALVDSSELNFEETIAAVIEAVEGQLKR, from the coding sequence ATGTCTGACAAGCTCGTGATCGCCATTGACGGCCCTTCTGGCTCCGGCAAGTCCTCGGTCTCTAAGGCCGTGGCTCGCCACTACGGGCTCGAATACCTGGACACCGGCGCTATGTACCGTGCCCTGACCTGGTACTGCCTGGATACTCAGGTCAACACCGAGGACGCCGCAGCCTTGGTTGCTGCCGCCCGCAGCTTCCCCTACGTGCAGGGCACCAGCCCCGACGAAGAGATCATCGAGGTCGGGGGAGTAGACGTGCGCGAGGCTATCCGCGAACCCCGCATCTCTGAGGCTGTTTCTGTTGTTGCCTCGAATATGGACGTCCGTCAGATCCTGATCGACCTGCAGCGGGACTTCATCGCCCGCGCTAAGGCCGGCATAGTGGCAGAAGGCCGCGACATTACCACCGTCGTTGCCCCCGACGCTGACGCCCGCGTCCTGCTCACCGCCAGCGAAGAAGTGCGCCTAGCCCGCCGCGGCCTACAGCTAGGCGGCACCCAGAACTCCGAGCAGCTCGCAGCCCAGGTCTCAGCCCGCGACGCCAAAGACTCCAAGGTCACCAGCTTCACCGAAGCCGCCGAAGGCGTAGCCCTCGTTGACTCATCAGAACTCAACTTCGAAGAAACCATCGCAGCGGTCATCGAAGCCGTCGAAGGCCAACTCAAGCGCTAG
- a CDS encoding prephenate dehydrogenase, translating to MSGSPTVFDSHLHGPVLVIGAGLLGASIGLGLSHRGYTVYISDISPTTEAVAEDIGAGTSLRALANEWQGKTGQGASTQLELTPQLVVVAAPPDVTADLVARALADYPASFVIDIASVKSEILSAVREARADVSRYLGTHPMAGREKSGPVAARGELFSARPWVLCDHEMVRPELVKVAQQLATELGSTITHMDVEEHDRTVALISHVPQVMSSLLASRLQDTPLYALGLAGQGLRDTTRIAASDPGLWVQILSANAEPVVQTLYGVREDLERLISTLEAPTATGARLDIAQLMSEGNSGVARIPGKHGGSPSAFAQLTVLVDDTPGTLARLLVEIGELGVNLEDLRLEHSPGAQVGMAEISVNPNEHEKLIEDLTSRGWKVVK from the coding sequence ATGAGCGGTTCACCCACCGTCTTCGACTCCCACCTGCACGGCCCCGTCCTGGTGATTGGCGCGGGCCTGCTGGGTGCCTCCATCGGGCTGGGCCTGAGCCACCGCGGCTACACGGTCTACATCTCCGATATCTCGCCCACCACCGAAGCCGTCGCCGAAGACATCGGCGCCGGCACCTCCCTGCGGGCCCTAGCCAACGAGTGGCAAGGGAAAACAGGGCAGGGCGCCTCCACCCAGCTGGAACTTACCCCTCAGCTGGTCGTCGTTGCGGCACCCCCGGACGTCACCGCCGACCTGGTGGCGCGCGCGCTCGCCGACTACCCGGCGTCCTTTGTCATCGACATAGCTTCGGTGAAGTCGGAGATTTTGAGCGCGGTGCGGGAAGCAAGGGCCGATGTGAGCCGCTACCTGGGCACCCACCCCATGGCCGGGCGCGAAAAATCGGGCCCCGTGGCTGCCCGCGGTGAGCTCTTCTCAGCCCGCCCCTGGGTGCTCTGCGACCACGAGATGGTGCGCCCCGAACTGGTCAAGGTAGCCCAACAGCTAGCCACCGAACTAGGCTCAACCATCACCCATATGGATGTGGAAGAGCACGACCGCACCGTTGCCTTGATCTCGCACGTGCCCCAGGTGATGAGCTCCCTGCTGGCCTCCCGCCTGCAGGATACCCCCCTCTACGCCCTGGGGCTGGCCGGGCAGGGGCTACGTGACACTACCCGGATCGCGGCATCGGACCCCGGACTGTGGGTGCAGATTCTTTCGGCTAACGCGGAGCCCGTGGTACAGACCCTTTACGGGGTGCGCGAAGACCTAGAGCGCCTGATCAGCACCCTGGAAGCCCCCACCGCTACCGGTGCCCGCCTCGATATCGCCCAGCTCATGAGCGAGGGTAACTCGGGTGTGGCCCGCATACCAGGCAAGCACGGCGGCTCCCCCTCCGCCTTTGCCCAGCTGACCGTGCTGGTGGACGACACCCCCGGCACCCTGGCCCGCCTACTGGTTGAAATCGGCGAACTGGGCGTCAACCTGGAGGACCTGCGCCTGGAACACTCACCCGGTGCCCAGGTCGGCATGGCCGAAATTTCGGTCAACCCCAATGAACACGAAAAACTCATCGAAGACCTCACCAGCCGCGGCTGGAAGGTCGTCAAGTAA
- a CDS encoding pseudouridine synthase — protein sequence MAAQGRSGNHGRGGAGRGFGKNNEYRGATGNGSAGRSGKSFGGAGKSGASKGGFKGNKGAKPGTPGGPRKAGTGKGPKFRSGQPFAKEMGEFRPANRGSKNFGPHRPRRPKNAPVDHYPFYDHEGVRLQKIMASAGVASRRVCEEMIEEGRVTVNDTLVTELGVRVNPDQVTIQVDGMTIQTNDKLVYMVLNKPAGVISAMDDPDGRPNISNFLRSSMTERVFHVGRLDVETEGLLLLTNDGELANRLTHPSYEVPKTYLVQVPGPMEPGIGAAMKKGLRLEDGVTRVDEFKLVDSTPGHVLVEVTIHSGKNRIIRRMFEHVGYPVEKLVRVEMGPIHIGSQKQGTVRNLSKVEIGKLLASVGM from the coding sequence ATGGCAGCACAAGGACGAAGCGGAAACCACGGACGCGGCGGCGCAGGCCGCGGCTTCGGCAAGAACAACGAATACCGCGGCGCAACCGGCAACGGCTCTGCAGGACGCAGTGGTAAGAGCTTTGGCGGTGCCGGTAAGTCCGGCGCATCCAAGGGCGGATTTAAGGGCAACAAGGGCGCTAAGCCCGGAACCCCCGGCGGCCCCCGCAAGGCCGGTACCGGTAAGGGCCCCAAGTTCCGCTCAGGGCAGCCCTTCGCTAAGGAAATGGGCGAGTTCCGCCCCGCTAACCGCGGCTCCAAGAACTTTGGCCCCCACCGTCCGCGCCGCCCCAAGAACGCACCCGTCGACCACTACCCCTTCTACGACCACGAGGGCGTCCGCCTGCAGAAGATTATGGCATCCGCCGGTGTGGCCTCCCGCCGCGTCTGCGAAGAAATGATTGAAGAGGGCCGCGTGACCGTCAACGACACCCTCGTGACCGAACTGGGCGTACGCGTTAACCCCGACCAGGTCACCATCCAGGTCGACGGCATGACCATCCAGACCAACGACAAGCTGGTCTACATGGTGCTCAACAAGCCCGCCGGTGTCATCTCAGCCATGGACGACCCCGACGGCCGCCCCAACATCTCCAACTTCCTGCGCTCATCCATGACCGAACGCGTCTTCCACGTGGGCCGCCTGGACGTTGAAACTGAAGGTCTGCTCCTGCTGACCAATGACGGCGAGCTGGCCAACCGCCTGACCCACCCCTCCTACGAGGTGCCCAAGACTTACCTGGTGCAGGTACCCGGCCCCATGGAACCCGGTATTGGTGCAGCCATGAAGAAGGGCCTGCGCCTGGAGGACGGTGTCACCCGCGTTGACGAGTTCAAGCTGGTTGACTCAACCCCCGGCCACGTACTCGTTGAGGTCACCATCCACTCCGGCAAGAACCGCATCATCCGCCGCATGTTCGAACACGTCGGCTACCCCGTCGAGAAGCTCGTACGCGTCGAAATGGGCCCCATCCACATCGGCTCCCAGAAGCAGGGCACCGTCCGCAATCTTTCCAAAGTCGAAATCGGTAAGCTGCTGGCCTCGGTAGGCATGTAA
- the scpB gene encoding SMC-Scp complex subunit ScpB produces the protein MNGNPDYTDDDLKILLSGSWEAEPEQEPEAEPAPQPEPVPEETSPVAPQPVAKPTKATPQVAASAHDLARVELQPGGVKAAIEAILAVADVPVSVREFAAALIVSERAIETALDELMRDYDGYDDATGTHEPRGFELRQVAGGWRLYSRADFSPWVSRFVVGAQTVKLTKAALETLAVIAYQQPTTRAYIAQVRGVSADTAVRNLLQRGLITETVPDETGATQYITTDTLLEKLGLNSLDELPALAPYLPEPDQVTSTENLDITPN, from the coding sequence ATGAACGGGAACCCCGACTACACCGACGATGACCTCAAGATTCTGCTCTCTGGCAGCTGGGAGGCTGAACCGGAGCAGGAGCCCGAAGCTGAGCCAGCACCGCAGCCTGAGCCAGTGCCAGAAGAAACCTCCCCGGTGGCACCCCAACCCGTTGCTAAGCCAACGAAAGCCACCCCGCAGGTGGCGGCGTCCGCCCACGATCTTGCCCGAGTAGAACTCCAGCCAGGTGGCGTGAAAGCCGCCATCGAGGCGATCCTGGCGGTTGCCGATGTGCCGGTGAGCGTGCGCGAGTTTGCCGCTGCCCTGATCGTTTCAGAGCGGGCTATTGAAACAGCCCTCGACGAGCTGATGCGCGACTACGACGGCTACGACGACGCCACCGGCACCCACGAGCCCCGCGGCTTTGAGCTCCGCCAGGTGGCAGGTGGCTGGCGGCTCTACTCTCGGGCTGATTTTTCACCCTGGGTCAGCCGGTTCGTGGTGGGTGCCCAGACCGTCAAACTCACCAAGGCAGCCCTCGAAACCCTGGCCGTCATTGCCTACCAGCAACCGACCACCAGGGCCTACATCGCCCAGGTACGCGGTGTCTCAGCAGACACAGCGGTGCGCAACCTCCTACAGCGCGGTCTCATTACCGAGACCGTGCCCGATGAAACCGGGGCCACCCAGTACATCACCACCGACACCCTGCTGGAAAAGCTGGGGCTGAACTCCCTTGACGAGCTTCCCGCCCTGGCCCCCTACCTACCCGAGCCGGACCAGGTAACCAGCACCGAAAACCTAGACATTACACCCAACTAA